Within Actinoplanes sp. L3-i22, the genomic segment CCGCCCGGCGTGCCGACCCAGGCGAGCGCGTTGCCGCTGCTCATCACGATCCGCTCGCAGGAATCGACCCGGACACCCCAGTGCTCGCCGAGCATGTCGGCGACCCATCGGCCGGCCGACTCGCCGTCGCCGAAGCCGAACCTTCGATCCAGGGTGTCGCCGGGGTCGTGCGCCTCCCACAACATCTCCAGCGCCGGGGCGTGCGATTCGGCCATGCGCGACATCCCATCACACCGTGTCCACGGTGCGGCCACGGTGCACGGCGCCCGGAACGAAGGGGCGCCGTGCACGTGGTCGTCACATGACGATGTCGGCCTGCGGGCCCGAATACGTCTTGACCAGCGCGGGAACGTCCGCGGCGGCGTCGAGCGTGTACGGGTAGAACGCGCTCGGCGTGAACGCCGAACCCCCGGTCACCTGCTTGCCGGTCGAGTTGACCACGATGCTGCCGCTCTGCTTGAGCTGCCCCTTCGTAGTGTCGTCGATGTTGTACGGATTGTTGACGCCATCGAAGTAGCTGTTCTCCAGCACCATTTTCGTGCTGCCGCGCGACAGATTTCCGTACGAAGAAATGTTTTGCAGGTAATTGTTGTAGAGATGCGCGTATTGCAGGTTGTCCGCGCTCGGATTGCGCTGGTTGGTGTTGAAGAACCAGTTGTGGTGGATCGTCTCGCGGGCGGTCACGTTGTCGGTCCAGCCGATGCCGAACGTCTTGTTGTGATTGCCCAGCCGATTCCAGGAAACGGTCACATACGTCGTGTCCTTGCGCGAGTCGATGTAGCCGTCGTTGATGTTCTGGAACGTGTTGTGGTCGATCCACACGTGGTCGGCGGTGTCCATCTGAATGCCGTCGTAGTCGTAGGTCTTGTCGTCCGGGTCGTCGTCGGTCATCGCGGTGTCCCCGATGGTCAGGTTCCGGATGATCACGTTGTGCACGCCCGTGGCCAGGAAGAACCCGCCCGCCTTGATCCGGCCGGTGGTGCCGAGCCCGACGATCGTCTTGTTCGAGGTCACCCGCAGCTCATAGCCGTAGGTGGGATAGGTGATCGTGCCGCTGACCCGGATCACGTAGGGCTCGGCCGCGGTCGCATATTTCAACAGATCCGCGTACGTCGTGACGGTCACCGCCGCCCCGGCCGCGCCCCCGGTGGTCCCGCCGTCGGTCGAGGCGAACCCGTCCGCCGTGTTCGTCCAGCGCGAGCCGCTGAGCTGGGTGAACGACCACTGCATGCGGGCGATGTCGGAGCAGGTCTCCTCGACGATCGGGTTGTTGCCGGCGGTGGAGCCGTCCTTGTCGCTGACGCACATGCCGGTGGCGACGCTCTTGACCAGGTACTTTCCGCTGGCCGCGGTGGAGGCGGTGAACGTCCAGAGCTGGTTGTTCTTGGTGGCGTCGCCGCAGCTGTACTGCTGCAGCTGGGTGCCGGAGACACTCGACGAGCTGGGTACGTCGACGCACTTGCCGCTGTTGGCGTTGACCAGCTGGAACTGGCCGGTG encodes:
- a CDS encoding RICIN domain-containing protein; this translates as MKNKTIFFGTVIAAVPAAIIGWAVLPSEAATPVASGVYTLASGASGKCVDVTGASTASSALLIQVACNATAKDQQWTAKQQNTGQFQLVNANSGKCVDVPSSSSVSGTQLQQYSCGDATKNNQLWTFTASTAASGKYLVKSVATGMCVSDKDGSTAGNNPIVEETCSDIARMQWSFTQLSGSRWTNTADGFASTDGGTTGGAAGAAVTVTTYADLLKYATAAEPYVIRVSGTITYPTYGYELRVTSNKTIVGLGTTGRIKAGGFFLATGVHNVIIRNLTIGDTAMTDDDPDDKTYDYDGIQMDTADHVWIDHNTFQNINDGYIDSRKDTTYVTVSWNRLGNHNKTFGIGWTDNVTARETIHHNWFFNTNQRNPSADNLQYAHLYNNYLQNISSYGNLSRGSTKMVLENSYFDGVNNPYNIDDTTKGQLKQSGSIVVNSTGKQVTGGSAFTPSAFYPYTLDAAADVPALVKTYSGPQADIVM